A region from the Lycium barbarum isolate Lr01 chromosome 8, ASM1917538v2, whole genome shotgun sequence genome encodes:
- the LOC132607536 gene encoding uncharacterized protein LOC132607536 encodes MATTFLSNFKYSDSLTLVGISICTAIICEAISYLLIYRTTSYKSLKSTIDKASKKLETMKTNEPIPSIQTKKSKTKKIDRVETSLKESTRDLSLFKFKSGFVVAVVLFMVFGFLNSLFEGKVVAKLPFIPFKIVQKMSHRGLPGDDMTDCSMAFLYFLCSISIRTNLQKFLGFSPPRGSAGAGLFPMPDSKTN; translated from the coding sequence ATGGCAACCACCTTCCTCTCCAATTTCAAATACTCAGATAGCTTAACACTTGTTGGAATTTCAATATGCACAGCAATAATATGTGAAGCAATTTCATATCTCTTAATTTACCGTACAACTTCATACAAATCTCTCAAATCCACAATCGATAAAGCTTCAAAAAAACTCGAAACAATGAAAACAAACGAACCAATCCCATCAATCCaaacaaagaaatcaaaaacCAAAAAAATAGATCGGGTCGAAACATCCTTAAAAGAATCGACCCGAGATTTATCGCTATTTAAATTCAAATCAGGGTTTGTTGTTGCGGTTGTGTTGTTTATGGTATTCGGGTTTTTAAATAGTTTATTTGAAGGGAAAGTTGTTGCTAAATTACCATTTATACCCTTTAAAATTGTTCAAAAGATGAGTCATAGAGGTTTACCTGGTGATGATATGACGGATTGTTCAATggcatttttgtattttttgtgtTCGATTAGTATAAGGACAAATTTGCAGAAGTTTTTAGGGTTCTCACCGCCACGTGGATCTGCTGGAGCTGGGTTGTTTCCAATGCCTGATTCAAAGACAAATTAA